CAAATTTTAGAAAGTTGCATTTGGAGCCAAGTTTCAGCCTAAACTAGAAATCTAAGTTGGAGATGAGCAAAAGTAAGAACCTATGACTTAGATCAGTTGGACATTCTCTAAATAAGTTTGTCTAGGTCATAGAAAAGCTCTCAAGAACAGTATAATTGAGTTGGAGAAGAAAATCCAAAAAGACTCGATGTTCTGTTATCCCATGGGGCACACGACCACTTTACCCAAGACGCCTGCAAAGGAGTTCATGTGGCCTATTGCACCAGATCACTTAACCAGAGACATCTGTAAATGACTTCCTGTGGCCTGGCACACCATACCACTTTACCAGAGAGGTCTACAGAGGATACTAAGGAACTTCGGCAACCCAGACTAGTCAGGTGTGCACTAGACTAGTCAGGTCCAGCATAAACTTCAACTCTCAACGGTTAGCTGCAACATCTAGCTGACATGGCAGGACACATGGCGGGGGTCATGTGGTGCACCGAACCGGTCCGGTGCCACCGAGCAAGGCAAGGTCATAGCAGATCACGTTGATTGAGTTGACCATTGGAGGTCCAGTGGCGCACCCAAGGAAAGCATAATTTCAGCAATCTACTCAATGACTCTTTGAGGGGTTTGAGTCTATAAATACCTCTCCAAACAGCACATTCGAGACATCAATCACCAATAGAGCCGAGCATCGTTCCCAAACACTTGTGCAACAGTTTGAAGCCATTCTGAGAGATCGGAGCACCCTATTTGAGTAGAGACAGTCGTTCTAGATAAAGTGTGCTCTTGTGGTCTGCATTCTTGGTGTTGTGTCGCTGCGTTTATTGCTCTTATGTGGGTGCTACTCTATTGTATATATGGACGTGAATTTGACCTAACCTAATATGTATTCTCCTAGTATGTTTGCGTGATGTTTGGTCTGAAAGCAAGTTAATCAAGTTTTGATGTTGATCGAAAAGGGAAATTGTTGTTGTTGGTACTAATGCGTAGTACTAGTACTGACGTGGAGTACATCGCATTTGTGGCAGTCGACGTTGGAGTTGATGATTGGCGAAAGAAGGACACGAAGGAAGGGGAAAAGAAAAACGTACGGTGTGGTACTGCGATTGTATGTATATCTGGCACCATCATCAGGCAGCAGCAAATGGTTGGACGCCTCCAGTTCTCCACGCGTCGTTGGCCCGGCAACCCAGGACGACTGACGACGGAGGCAAGGAAGGCGTGATGACCGCTAGTAGCTAGCTGGCTGGCTGCTCGGCTCAAATAAAAAATCCCTTGAAACTCTCTCGCACGGACGGACATGGTTGACTCCTGCTGTGGCCGGCCTATGACTGGGAGATGAATGAGACCGATCGAGTTGAGACTCCAGAGCCACTCCTAACACCTGCCATCGTCCCAACAACACTCCTAGCAACAGCCGCCTGCTCCTGCTAGCTGCGCATACAGAGCACCAGCCAGTCGCCTGGTTGAAACAATCAAATTAATGACGACGTTAGCCGAGGCGCGCGTGCGTGCGAGAGAACCGCAGCATGGTGGCGTTGTGTGGTTGCGCGTCAATTCGCGGCGCCGCGGCCGGGCAACTAATGAGACCCGTCTTCCTATCATCCCTCCGGGCGAGCGTACAGTAGCAGGCAGCAAAGCACTTGCCTTCCCCAGGTTTACGTCCATCGATCCGCATCGGCTCCGGTCGAGCGGTAATGCGCAACCGCGCGATGGCGACTGCACTAATACGCGTGTGACAATGTCAATGCGCCGGCAGGCATGGGTCACTGACAATGCATGGCCCATTCGCGTGGTTCTCTCCTGCCGCCAAGCAAGGCCGTTCGCCGCCGGCCCGTTCGGAATACACTGAAGCGGCGTGTCTGCGCACGCTAAGGTTACTTCGCCCGTCGTCATGCATGACCCATGACGGCAGAACCTGTGGACCAGCAGGAGCGCACCCCGCCGTGAACTTTGCGTGTCTGAAATCCGCGGAGCACTCGGGTTTGGAGTACAGAAGAAGAATTTTTATGGCTGCCAACAGCCCCGCCGGACTCTCAACTGCAAACCGCACGCAGTAATGGCCACGTCTCTTTCCATTGCAGCTCCAGCGTTTTGGTGTGAGATGGGGATTCGGCGAATGAGCACGGGCTACCACCTGCTGCTCAGTTAATGGTCGGTCGAGCCCATCTCACTCACAATCGTCTCCTTCAAATCCAACGGTGGTTAGCAGTTCGTTCAGCGGAGCCTTCACGCCCGTTGTCAGGCCCGTCAGTCGTCTGCAAGCTCACTCATGACTGAAAGAAAATGAAAGGAGCCATAGGCGCCCGGTACCCCATACCCTAGCTACAACAACTGCAAGCAtggaggaaaagaaaaagaatccaaattccaaaaaaaaaagaaagaactcACAGACGGAGTACAGTGTCCAAGTCACTGTTCACTATAGTCACTGTATAGTCACTGGTAGTACGTGTGTACCTACTACCTACTGCCGTGTGGAACAGTCTCTGCATCTTTTATTTTATTCCACTGATGACTGAACCTACGACACACAAGTGTGGACCGGAGTCGGAGCTGCATTGCCTGCATATGCGCTGAGCACCAAGAGGCGAGAGTGGAGACCCATCGCATAACGAAGAGAGGGGCCGAGGATCTAGCAGGTGGGCACGCACTCCCTGCACTTGACGACGCATCGCGACGGGACGTGGCTGAGGCTGGCGGCGCGCGAGGAGGCGACGTCAGAGCACCTCTTGCCGCAGATCACCCGCCTCTTCCCGCACGCCGCGGCGCTCACGCAGCCCGCTCTGCCGCCGGAGGACGACTTCCTGGCGGTGGCGGCCCTCAGGTTCTTCGCCTCGGCGGCGGTGAGGTTCGCGGCGCGCCAGGCGCCGCCGTCCGACCTGAAGAGGTTGCCGGCCCTGGCGATGAACCCCCGCAGGTCGCGGCCCAAGATGGCCGCGAtggtctcgtcggcggcgagcgaCAGCCTGCAGCTCGCCGTGGCGACGGCCAGCAGGAGCACTAACGTCACTACAGCTCGCGACCTCGTCATGCTTGCTGCTGCCGCAGCCTTTATCGTTTACGTTGTAGACCAACGAGTCTCCACGTTAACTAACAATGTCGATCTCTCTTTTTATATAGGACAAAGAAAGTCGTGAGGATGGGGATGGAAACATCTGCATGAGCTAACTAATTTCAGCGAACGTCCAATAATGCGTGGTGGCGAACAGCTCGGGCGTGAGTAGCCATGGACTGGAGGGAAAGCACACGATGTCCAAGTCTCTCAGCGCTAGCTACTAGATGATGTTGATAGAAGTTGTGGATCTACTGAGTCTCACTTAATCAACCAGAGAGTACTAAATAATAACAGATAGATTGATCCTCTTGGATCTATGTGCATAAacagagagacataccttcgccCCGCAGTAGTGGAGATGGATTTGATCCTTACCGACGTCGGCTCCGTTCTCGCATGCCACCGTTAGGGTGTCGCTCTTCTAGTCACTCCGACACCTAAGAGATGAGGTTATTCTGTGGATTAGGGTTTAGGACGAGGTACTAGCGTTGGTTTTTCTACGGCTAATCCTTTATATAGCGTCATGTGACCGGGGCTCGAACCGAGGTTAGCCCGGTCCCTCCCAATCAAGGGCTCGATTAGAGAGATGGTTAGTTGGGTTAAGCCCAATCCGGTCTCTGATGACCAACTGTAGAGGATGCATCCAACAATCTCCTATCTGTTCTCTACATTCTTTATACTCAATTTTTCTAGATTTCATCCCTCCACAAGTTGTGTGCAATGACCTATTAAGTATCACCACACGCATTGACTACGACATGCTCCCCTGCTTCAGAACGAAAAGATACTTTATTATGTTGCAATCTGTAGCCTATGTGATTCAAGGTCATAGGCACTCCCTTAAACCTATGCCGGCTACGTGTTGTCTTAACACGTTAGGTGAAAGGCCTTTTGTGAGCGGATCCGCTAGCATCTGCTATGTTCTGTTATACTCAACATAACACTAAGTATCAATGAACTTGGCAGCGCCACTTGACTTGTTGTTATAAGAGTAATTAAAACATTGTTGGCTCATTACCGCAGTAAATTTTTAGTGGCCTTAGTATGCTATCAACTAGTCTTAATTCGGTATGAATTTCTTCATCCATATTGCCTGCCCATTTGCCTCATACATGGCTACAAACTCAGCGTGTAATTTGTGTGTTGTCGACGATGCTCTCGCTGTCTGTTTGCGACTCTTCCAAGAAATAACTCCCCCGGAGAGTGTAAATACATAACCCGAAGTAGACTTTAGTGTATCTTTACAACCTCCTCAGTCAGCATCAGCATAGCCAACTATCTGTAGAGAACTAGATCTTCTATATATTAGCATGAGACCTTTAGTACCTTATAGGTACCTTAGAGCCTTCTTAACTGCTTTCCAGTGTTCTATGCCTGGGTTGATCTGATATCTCCCAAACATCCCAGTAGTAATTGCTAAGTCAGGGCAAATATATATTTGAGCATACATAATGCTTCCGATAGTAGAAGCATGTGGTACTAACTTCATCTGATCTTTCTGGCACTGATTCTAGGGACACTGATGATTCCCAAACTTATCACCCTTGACTGTTAGTGCAGGCGTGATCCTACACTGATGCATACTTTACCTCTTTAATAAATTTTCTATATATGACTTCTGTGAGAGTCCTAATACTCCCTTACGTCTATCACTGTGAATTTCTATTTCTAGAACATAAGAGACTTCTCCCATGTATTTCATATCAAAGTTCGAGAAAAGAAACCTTTTTGTTTCCGACAGTAGATCCTTATCACTACTAGCTAAAAGTATGTCATCGACATACGGAATAAGGAAGCTATACTTTCCTTTCTTAAACTTTGCATAAATGCAATtgtcttccttgtttttctcgaaACCAAACTTTCTGATAGTCTGATCAAACTTGATGTACCACTGTATGGAGGCTTATTTTTAATCCATAAATGGACCTCCTTAGGCGACATCTTGCATGTTCTTTTCCGCGTATGACAAAAACCCTTTGGTTGTGCCATGAACACATTTTCTacaaactctccatttaggaatgatgTCTGTACATCCATCTGGTGGAGCTCTAGATCAAAATATGCCACTAATGTTATAATGATATTGAATGAATCTTTCATTGAGACAGATGAGAAGGTTTCATGGTAGTAAATACCTTCTCTCTATGTgaaccctttggccacaagtctagccttgtatcTTTGTACTTTCCCTTTGGTATCACGCTTGGTCTTGTAGACACTTACAACCTACTGTTTTGGCTCTTTGGGGAATGAACTATAAGTCCCAAAATTTGTTCATTCTCATGGATTATAATTCATCTTCCATGGTTGAAAACCATTTGGATGAATTTTGACTTCTCATAGTTTATTCATATGTAGTGGGATCGCGTTCTGCATCGATGTCCTCACTCATATAAATCTCACTGACGTTGTCACAGTAGATGAGGGTACCGTGCCGGAGGGGGCAATGAAGCTCCTGGAGAAGTTAGCGCAGACATGAGGCCTTTGTTACGTCGTTGGCCACGACATGATACTCAGCCTCTGCGCTGGAGCGGGAGACAACAGCCTGTCGCTTGGCGGCCTAGGAGACAAGGTTGGCGCCTAGGAACACGACATAACCAGAAGTGGACTCATGCATGTCAGACAACTAGCCTAGTCAGCGTCGGTCTAGACCACGAGCTCCAACGTTGGAAAGGGTCGAAGTAGAAGTCTATAGTTGATGGAGCCACAGAGGTAGCAGAGGATCCGATTAAGAGCGGTGGGATGAGGGTCCCGGTGTGTGTGTATGTGAAGGCACACTTGCTGGACAGCGTAAGCGATGTTTGGCTAGGAGAAGGTTACATACTGGAGCACGCCTCTGAGGCTCCGGTAGGTTGACGTGTAAGCGACTGGTAGCATGTTGtcctctg
This portion of the Zea mays cultivar B73 chromosome 2, Zm-B73-REFERENCE-NAM-5.0, whole genome shotgun sequence genome encodes:
- the LOC100277206 gene encoding uncharacterized protein LOC100277206 precursor, with product MTRSRAVVTLVLLLAVATASCRLSLAADETIAAILGRDLRGFIARAGNLFRSDGGAWRAANLTAAEAKNLRAATARKSSSGGRAGCVSAAACGKRRVICGKRCSDVASSRAASLSHVPSRCVVKCRECVPTC